One Hordeum vulgare subsp. vulgare chromosome 4H, MorexV3_pseudomolecules_assembly, whole genome shotgun sequence DNA window includes the following coding sequences:
- the LOC123448758 gene encoding mitochondrial import receptor subunit TOM40-1-like gives MGSAASAASDAAPPPPSPAQPHGAAPPYGHGLAGILPPKSDGDDKKEEKVDYLNLPCPVPYEEIQREALMSLKPELFEGLRFDFTKMLTQKFALSHSVLMGSLEVPSQSADVIKVPTSQYEFGANFLDPKLMLIGRLMTDGRLNARVKCDLTENLALKINAQLTSEPHYSQGMFNFDYKGTDYRAQFQIGNNAFYGANYIQSVTPNLSMGTEIFWLGQQRKSGIGFNSRYNTDKMVGTLQVASTGIVALSYVQKVSEKVSLATDFMYNHMSRDVTSSVGYDYILRQCRLRGKIDSNGVVAAYLEERLNMGVNFLLSAEIDHPKKNYKFGFGMTVGE, from the exons ATGGGatccgccgcctccgccgcctccGACGCAGCGCCGCCACCGCCTTCTCCAGCGCAACCACACGGGGCAGCGCCGCCGTATGGGCATGGGCTCGCCGGCATCCTCCCTCCGAAGTCGGATGGGgatgataagaaggaggagaaggtggactACCTCAACCTACCTTGCCCCGTGCCGTACGAGGAGATCCAGCGCGAGGCCCTCA TGTCTTTGAAGCCTGAACTTTTTGAAGGTTTGAGGTTTGATTTTACAAAGATGTTAACCCAGAAGTTTGCTCTTAGCCATAG TGTCCTTATGGGCTCCCTGGAAGTTCCATCTCAGTCAGCTGATGTTATAAAAGTCCCAACATCACAGTATGAATTTGGTGCCAACTTTTTAGATCCAAAG TTAATGCTTATCGGAAGGTTGATGACTGATGGAAGGCTGAATGCTCGTGTGAAATGTGATCTGACAGAGAATCTCGCGCTGAAAATAAATGCGCAG CTTACTAGCGAGCCTCATTACTCTCAAGGGATGTTCAACTTTGACTACAAG GGCACAGACTACCGAGCACAGTTTCAAATTGGAAATAATGCGTTCTATGGGGCAAATTATATCCAG AGTGTTACGCCAAATTTGTCGATGGGAACAGAGATATTCTGGCTTGGTCAGCAAAGGAAGTCAGGAATTGGATTTAATTCTCGCTACAATACAGATAAAATG GTGGGTACTCTACAGGTTGCTAGCACTGGTATTGTTGCGTTAAGTTATGTCCAAAAAGTTTCTGAAAAG GTGTCTCTTGCTACTGACTTTATGTATAACCACATGTCCAGAGATGTGACTTCCAGTGTTGGTTATGATTATATCCTTAGACAG TGCCGTCTAAGGGGCAAAATTGACTCAAATGGTGTCGTTGCTGCATACTTGGAGGAGAGACTGAACATGGGTGTCAACTTTCTTCTATCTGCAGAG attGACCATCCAAAGAAGAACTACAAGTTTGGTTTTGGAATGACTGTAGGAGAGTAG